The Thermoplasmata archaeon nucleotide sequence ACATGAAAAAGGCCCTTCTCCTCAACATAGTCGATCCAAGCATCGGAGGCGCCCTTCTGAAAGGTGAGAAGGGTACAGCAAAATCCACGACGGTTCGTTCTCTGGCGCAGATACTTCCTTTCAGAGAGACCGTGGAGGGATGCCCCTTCAATTGCGATCCAAACAAGCCCGATACCCTCTGTCCTGAATGTGCTGAGAAGGTCAAACAGGGCAAACAGCTGCAGGTCGCTAAGAACCGTATGAGGGTCGTGGAGCTCCCTCTGAGCGCTACGGAGGATCGTGTAGCAGGAACCTTGGACATCGAACATGTCCTGAAGACCGGTGAGAAGAAGTTCGAACCGGGAGTATTGGCGCAGGCCAACGGGAACCTGCTGTATGTGGACGAGGTCAATCTCCTGGACGATCACATCGTCGATCTGCTTTTGGACTCCGCGGCAATGGGAGTCAACTATGTCGAAAGGGAAGGAGTTTCTTTCGCCCACGCCGCACGTTTCATCCTGGTCGGGACCATGAACCCTGAGGAAGGGGAGCTTAGACCACAGCTCTTAGACAGGTTCGGATTGTCCGTGGATGTCAAAGGCGACAAGGATATGGATGTCCGCATGGAAGTCGTGAAGAGGAGGGTCGCATTCGACATGGATCCCGCCCAGTACACCAAATCCTGCAAGGACGAATCAGATAAGCTCATGGAGAGGCTCACACAGGCCCGTGAGAATGTCTTCAAGGTCTCTGCCGATGATTCCATCATCAAGGCTATTGTAACGATCACTACCTCGTTCGGAATCGACGGTCATAGAGCAGACATTACGATGCTGAAGGCAGCCAAGGCCAATGCTGCGCTGGAAGGCAGGAAAGAGGTCACCAAGGATGACCTCAGGGCGGTGGCGGCACTTGTGCTGTCCCATCGCATGAGGCGCAGGCCTTTCGAGGAGGCCGCGTTCGATACGGAGGAACTCGAGAGATGCCTCCAGTCTATCTGAGGGCGTTCCCGTTCTCAGCGGTCCTCGGCATGGATGATGCCAAGAGGGCCATGCAATGCATCCTGGTGAACCCTAACCTCAGAACGGTGATGATAAGGGGCGGACAGGGAACAGCGAAGACCGTTCTGGCAAGGTCCGTTGGCCGTATCTCGGGGAAGAGTATAATCAACGTTCCCGTCAACGTCTCCGAGGAACAGCTGTTCGGCGGAATGGATATCGATAGGACCATAAAATCGGGCAAGGCAGTGATGCAGCCGGGGATATTGTCCAGGGCGGATGGGAACATCCTTTACGTGGACGATGTAAATCTGATGGATCAGAGGATGCTGCTTTCGCTTTTGAACGCGGTCATTGACGGAAGTGTGGTGCTGGAGAGGGAGGGCATCTCTGCGGAATACGCTGTGGACACGGTATTGATCGCAACCATGAATCCTTCCGATTCGGACGTCGACTCTCATGTATTGGATCGTTTCGATCTCTGCGCATATGCGTCGTTCCCCGACGACGAATCCCAGAAAGCGGAGATTCTCAGAAGGAATTCGGAATTCCAGAGGGATCCAGCAGGGTTCACAGAGAGATACGCGGAAGAGGAGGAGAAGCTCGCCTCCAATATCGAACGTTCAAAGAAGATCCTGCCGCTGGTC carries:
- a CDS encoding magnesium chelatase ATPase subunit I — translated: MDKLLFPFVSIVGQEDMKKALLLNIVDPSIGGALLKGEKGTAKSTTVRSLAQILPFRETVEGCPFNCDPNKPDTLCPECAEKVKQGKQLQVAKNRMRVVELPLSATEDRVAGTLDIEHVLKTGEKKFEPGVLAQANGNLLYVDEVNLLDDHIVDLLLDSAAMGVNYVEREGVSFAHAARFILVGTMNPEEGELRPQLLDRFGLSVDVKGDKDMDVRMEVVKRRVAFDMDPAQYTKSCKDESDKLMERLTQARENVFKVSADDSIIKAIVTITTSFGIDGHRADITMLKAAKANAALEGRKEVTKDDLRAVAALVLSHRMRRRPFEEAAFDTEELERCLQSI